The following coding sequences lie in one Salmo salar chromosome ssa13, Ssal_v3.1, whole genome shotgun sequence genomic window:
- the dnajc25 gene encoding dnaJ homolog subfamily C member 25 precursor, with amino-acid sequence MAAPMETGRHFGQWIGILFFLGGFIPSATALIEGLYCGTEICYDVLGVPREAVKSDIGRAYRQLARKYHPDRFSSLAGETRESAHQKFLLIATAYETLKDEDSRRDYDYMLDNPEEYYSHYYTYYRRRLAPKVDVRIVILVTVVAISIFQYYSWWASYAEAIAYLSTVPRYRIQATEIAKQLGLLNKTKEKGKNRRSKEEIREQEEEIIRDIIKNKIDIKGGYQKPKILDILLCKIVLFPYFLCAYVVWYCKWTYRFTICREEYGDQEKLYIIRKNMKMSQSQFDSLEEEQRDTLLERQLWIKYNYEVYKEEEEEEMKTKMALDPRWKRYRRWMKNEGPGRLTFIDD; translated from the exons ATGGCTGCGCCCATGGAGACTGGGCGACACTTTGGTCAATGGATAGGCATTTTATTCTTTTTGGGGGGGTTCATACCCTCTGCCACGGCGCTTATCGAGGGACTTTATTGTGGCACGGAGATTTGTTACGATGTACTCGGAGTACCGAGAGAAGCGGTGAAATCCGACATAGGTCGTGCATACAGACAGCTGGCCAGAAAGTATCACCCAGATAGATTTTCAAGTCTTGCTGGCGAGACACGTGAAAGTGCTCATCAAAAATTTTTGCTCATTGCAACTGCGTATGAAACTCTGAAG GATGAAGACTCCCGTAGAGATTATGACTACATGCTGGACAACCCTGAAGAGTACTACAGCCACTACTACACCTACTACAGGAGACGACTGGCACCTAAAGTGGACGTACGGATTGTCATTCTGGTGACCGTGGTTGCTATATCAATCTTTCAG TACTACAGTTGGTGGGCCAGCTACGCTGAAGCCATCGCCTACCTATCAACGGTCCCCCGGTACCGTATCCAGGCCACAGAGATAGCCAAGCAGCTGGGTCTCCTGAACAAGACAAAAGAGAAGGGCAAGAACCGACGGTCCAAAGAGGAGATCCGGGAACAGGAAGAAGAGATCATCCGTGACATCATCAAGAACAAGATTGACATTAAGGGAGGTTACCAGAAACCTAAAATCTTGGACATCCTACTCTGTAAGATTGTCCTGTTCCCTTACTTCCTGTGTGCCTATGTGGTCTGGTACTGTAAGTGGACCTACCGGTTCAccatctgcagagaggaatacGGAGACCAGGAGAAGCTGTACATCATCAGGAAGAACATGAAGATGTCTCAGTCTCAGTTTGACAGtctggaggaggagcagagagacacCTTACTGGAGAGGCAACTCTGGATCAAATACAACTATGAG GTgtacaaggaggaggaggaggaagagatgaaGACGAAGATGGCCCTGGACCCCAGGTGGAAGAGGTATCGACGGTGGATGAAGAATGAAGGACCCGGGCGACTCACTTTTATTGACGATTGA
- the gng10 gene encoding guanine nucleotide-binding protein G(I)/G(S)/G(O) subunit gamma-10, translating to MTSNSNVSNMRRLVEQLKLEASLERIKVSQAAAELQQYCHQNAAKDALLVGVPTGSNPFREPRSCNLF from the exons ATGACGTCTAATTCCAACGTGTCCAACATGCGTCGACTCGTAGAACAGCTGAAACTCGAAGCCAGTTTGGAACGGATTAAG GTGTCTCAGGCAGCGGCAGAGCTCCAGCAGTACTGCCATCAGAATGCAGCTAAAGATGCTCTGCTGGTTGGAGTTCCCACAGGCTCCAACCCCTTCAGAGAACCACGATCCTGTAACTTGTTCTAA